The Marivirga tractuosa DSM 4126 genome contains the following window.
ATCCAGTGCTCACTCCAAAAAATTAGCCAAAGCCCATGGCTCCCACAGCCGAAAGCCTTTAATTTCCCTAAAGGGTAAATCAAAGGCCCTCAGATAACCTTCCGCACTTACCCGCACAATCCTTCCCTCATAGCTTTTGCTTTTTTTCTGTTAAGCAGATAAAGAGGTAAAAAAGCAAAAGGAAGCGGTCTTTTTGGCTCCCAAGCCAAAAAGTTGTTGTTTGATATACCAGCCGCACTGCCAGGCACTATGGTGTGCTGCACTTGGGCTGCGGCAAAGGGTCTCGCCAGCATTGGCTTCAGGCTTTAAATAATTGTTGATTTATAAGGTTTTTAAAGCCAAAAGCCAACCCCTTCGGGGCAAGTGCTGTCATGCCCCTTGCAGCTTAGCCCAAGTGCATCACGGCAACCTACCTGGTCTGTTCCTTTAAAATTCCGTAAACTCCATTTAAAAGTAACATCCCCCGGTTGCCAGTGTTAGGCTCGCCTGCGGGCGCCCCCGGGCTTCGGCTTGTCATGGTTTTTCAAAAAAAGCTGTTAGAATTTAATATTTAAACGGCTACAGCTTTTTTAACTAAAAACCACGCCAAGCCTTGCTCGCTCCGTTACTCTCCGCTCATAGCTAGCCCCCGTTTCCTTCGGTCACTCTCGGTCTACCACCCGGGGTCGCACTCGCAGACGGCTCGACACACAGCGGATTGCAAACCATTCCGTAAACTCCATTATTTGCAACCGCTCTTCCTGCGTTCACCCTCCCACATCTGCCCGCATGGGTGCCTTGATCAAACTGTTGTGCTAATACGATAGGACAGCATTCCACATCCATTCCCAAATTCCCCACCACCCGTTTAAGGTGCGGCTTTAGGCCGCATTGAGTTTGCCCCAGGAATTTGGACGCTCTTAATTTCCTGATTCAGATAAATATCTTTTCAAAAATAAAATAAAAGAGGAAAGCAAGTTAGGGTTGAATTGCTTTTCGGCCGCAAGTCCAAGCCTTTCAGGTTTTTTAAAAAATCTCCTCCGCTCACCAGCGGAAGTATTTTCCAAAAAAGACTTGCCCCCGAAGCGATTCACCCTAAAAGAAAAGCTTTCTCTTTTCTTTTTTTTTCTTTTTTTTCTTTTCTCTTTTGAAAATATTTCCCTGTGGTGTGTAGGTTATTCGATAGGTATTTTTCTATAGATACAGATCTGTAATTTATTTTTAACAATAATTATAAATAGTTTTTCCTATAATAGCACTCTAATTGAGTTATCATTACCTTTTTAAAACAATAGAAAGTGTAGGAGTATATAAAACATCTTTCAATACAATTTTTCGAAAATGCGCTACCTAATTTTATCAATAACTATCATCCTGTTATTATCAATCTATATACTGTCAATCATAAGAATAAAGTATGTTCTTAGACATTTTATTTCCAATTTTTCTACTTTAATGAGAAAAAGAAGATCGGGATTTTCAGTAAAAAAAAGAGTGAACTTGTTAATTAAAGAAAGCGATTTAAACTATGAAAACAAACACGTTGAAACTCTAATCAGATTAGAATATGCTCAGATAATAGTTTCAATACTGTTTTTTATTTTTGCCTTTGTCAGTATGTATTTATTTATGGAAAGATAAATATATTCAGAGGAGGTAGCTTTCCAAAGCTAAGTTTCTGCCATAATGCTCAAGTTCTAAAACAGCTCTTTAACGGCTTTTCTGCGACTCGACAGTGAAAAAATCAATCCAAACATAGTGAAATTTACAGGCATGCGGATGAGAAAGATGCAAGAGTTCGCTTTGCCGGCTACAAAAAAAATCTCCTCCGCTTACTAGCGGAAGTATTTTTTATGTGCCGCTCTTGCATCTATCTCACCGGTCCTGTGTGGATGCGCACTATGTTTAAATTAATTTTTAGAGTGCGCATCGCCAGCCGGTGGTTGGTGGCGTACATTCGTCTTCGTCCAGCGTTTAGTTTAACGCGGTTTCGTGTTCAGTCTGAAGGTTATTATTTCCTTCGGTTTTTGTGGTTTGAGATTAATTTATCGCCATTGCCGTTTTAGTTTTATTGCCTGGTGGGTTTAGCCTGCCAGGTTTTTATTTTTTTGTTAATTCCCCTGAAGATTGGACATAAAAAAACCGTAGCTAAAAACTACGGTTACTTGTGTAAAAATAGAAAGCCACAAGGGACGTTTTATTTAATGGTACAATACTCTTATTTTTTCGGTGCTTCCACACCCATAGCTGTCATTACACCTTCTGCATTTTGTGCACCTAAAATCTCAATCTTTGCTAATCCTGCATTAAACTCTTGTAGCTCATCGGATGTAAATGAAATGTCATTCGCTCCGATATTTTCTTTTAAATGTATAATATTCGAAGTTCCAGGAATTGGAACTACCCAAGGCTTTTGTGCTTGCAACCAGGCCAATGTTATTTGAGAGGCTGTAGCGTCTTTCTTTAGACCCCATTCCTGAATGTAATATAACATTTCAAGATTTTGAGGTATATTTTCAGGTGTTATTCTTGGTAAAATAGCGCGGAAATCACCTTCTGAAAATCTCGAGTTTTCATTGATAGCATCTGCAAAAAAGCCATAACCTAATGGACACCAAGGGACAAAACCAATACCTAGCTCTTCGCACAGCGGCAACACTTCGGCTTCTGGATTCCGCGTCCATGGAGAGTATTCATTCTGAATAGCAGTTAATGGTTGAACAGCATGCGCCCTGCGAACAGTCTTCAAACCTGGTTCAGAAAGCCCCCAATGCCTGATTTTTCCTTCTCTCATTAAATCCTGGATGGTACCTGCTACATCTTCGATAGGCACATTTGGATCAACCCGATGTTGATAGGACAAGTCGATATAATCTGTCCTTAATCTTTTGAGTGAGCCTTCCACTGACTTGCGAATGGTTTTAGGCCGGCTGTCTATCCCTCTTCTTTGACCGGTATCGGGATCTACATCAAATCCAAATTTAGTCGCTAACACCACGTCCTTTCTAAATGGCGCCACTGCTTCTCCAACTTGTTTTTCATTAATAAAAGGCCCATATACTTCTGCTGTATCAAATAATGTAATTCCCATTTCATAGGCTTCTCGGTAAATTCGATTCACATTAGCCTGTTCACGTGGTCCTCCAGTATAAAAGCCAACAACAGAAAGTCCGCCCAAGCCTTGAGCTGACACTTCCAGAGACCCTAGCTTTCTTTTACCCTTTTTGAGTGGATGATGCTTTTTTTCATTAAGAATACGTGGCTTATTGGCAGTTTCCCCTGAAAAAGGTGAAAGTGCCAGTCCTGCACCAGCCAAAATAGAAGTAGTTAAAAAATTTCGTCTATTGAAGTCTTTGTTTTTTACTTCGGAATCGTTTTCTCTATTTTTATTATTTTCCATGACTTTAAATTTTATATGTCTATTTTACTTTTTCCGAGACATTTGATATTTATCCCAGATATTAAATAACTACACTCTATACAGTTTACTTACTGATTTAGCACTCAATTTGAAAGATGAAATACAAATCACAATAAACTTTAAAAGTTGTTCAACGGTATCAAGCTTTCCTTTTTAGGGGTTGCCATTTTAAGTACGTTCCCGAACGCCACAACCACTCTAGTGGACCGTATAAAAAATACTTCAACCATATTCTGCTTAATAGAATTTGGAGAACAAAAATGATGATGCCGAGTACAAATAATTCTGTGGCACCCCAACTACTGAATACACACCCAAAAGCCCAAGCAGAAAACAAAATGGCTCCAATAACCCCTTGCATTTCATAATTAGTCAGTGCCATTCGACCATAAGGAGATAATACGTCAAGATATTTGCTAAAACTGCTGGTATTATACAGAATAATAAATCCCATCCCCAAAGCAGCTGAGAAAAATACTAAATTGAGATCTCCCAAAGTTTTAACCACCAACATCATCGCAGGTATATATTCATCACCCGGTCTCATTAATGACCGCACTTCTACAGCAGGCAAGAGGCTTTCAATCCAATTCACGAAAAAGGAAGCAACTGCAAAACTGACAAACATGAATAGGTTCCGTCTTTTTCTTTCCCCCACAGTCTCAAAAAAGCGGATTCTACCCACAACCAATCCTAATATAAACAAGGCAAAAGTAACATAGCCTCGCCCATACATACCAAATTGATAATTCAGCTTCCCTTCAAATCTTTCAGCATAATTGTGCTTTACAGAATTAATAAAAGAGGGGTTTTGGATATGCGGTGGAATTTCCCTTGCTTCAGGAGAACCGCTTTCAGTTGGGTTTTCTGCAGTTTGCTCTTTCAGATTACTATTATGAATGCTAGACTGGATAGCTCGAGGCGTTCCAATTAGCAGAAGAGCAGCCACCAGTAGTAAACTCCAGTTTCTCAGAGAATAAAGAGGGATCAATAACAGTCCAAAAACGGCATATATGGAAATGATTTCAATACTGTAAAATGAATGGCCAACTACTCCAATCAGTAACAAAATGAACATCCTCCATATAAATCGCTTTCTAAAATCTACCCCTTTCTTGGCTGCCCTGTCCATCTGAATAAAAAAACTGAGTCCGAAAAGAAAAGCAAAAATATTGATAAACCTGCCCATAATCAGGTTGCTGCCAATCCATTGAATCACTTTATCCATTTCCGGAAAGCGAGATTGAGCTTGATCAACTGAAACTTCAAATATTCCGAAATTTTGCAACATATGCATCAGAATAACACCCAGAAGGGCAAAACCCCTTAATGCATCTAGGACTGTAATTCGTTTTAAAGGTTGGGTTAATGTGGTGGGTTGACTTACATTTTTCATTTTGATACACTATTTTTATATAACAAATGTAGTGTCCTCAATTCATCTCTTACTTATACAGACTACAGCTTAACCTACCAATTTTACTGTTATACTACTTCATGATCTGAAGGCTTTCTAGCCAATCCTTCACTTCACCTTTTACTTCCTTGCGTTTTTCACCCTCCATCACAAAATAGATTCCGTCTCTTTCTACTCCACCTTTGGTCGAATAGCCTTCCAGAATAGTACTCTCAGGACAAAGCTCCTTTACGGTATTAAAACTACTTCCAACTCCATACCCAGCATTGGTATTAAATGGGATGACTGTTTTACCACTAAGATCATATTTGGTCAAAAAGCTTTTCATTGGTGGAGGTAATTGCATATCCCAAGTAGGAAAGCCAATGAAAATAATATCATACCGTTGAATATTTTCGATTTCCGTTTTAAGAGGCGGTAAGTATCCTGTTTCATTTTCTTGGTCTACTTGCGCTACTATTTCATCATAATCTTCCGGATAAGGGGTTTTCAACTCCAATTCAACAATTTCCCCACCTACTTCCTCATAAATCATCTTGGCAACAGCCTGAGTATTATTCGTTCTGCTTAGGTACACTATTAGCACATCATCAGACTTATTTGCTTCATTCACGCTCTTATTATCTTTAGCCTGGCTGCAAGCACTAATAGGTATAATGAATAAAATACCGACCAAGAAATAATTAAGAAATTGCATTACACTATAGTTATTGATCCTAGTCACTTCAATTATTTACCACTATCGCCACCCAAGAGTTTTGTAAAGGAGAGTGCGCTCAGCTTCCAATTTCCATCTTCTTTCACATATACCTCAGTCACTTCGAAAGGGTTGGTGACTTCATTTCCACCGACTACAGCTAAAAGTGTGATGTTATTCAATAGAATGGCGGTGTTGCCCATTACATTAACCGATACTTCTTTGACATCTGCTTTCTTATACCAAATACCCCCACTTTCAATCACACTAAGTTCCTTCTCCTTGCCCCAGCTTCCTCCCATGTGGACGAAGACTGATTGCTCATGAAATAAATCATCCAGTTGACCTACATTTTTATCCGCCATCCAATCCCATTTCTTTTTGGATAAATCCATGATTTCCTTTTCTACATTTTTTGTATTGGATATAGTCAATTCAATACTATTAAATTCTTCCTCCTTTACCGGTTCAAGCCATTCTGTAGGTTCATTACCTGTAATGGCAAGGTAAGTAACACCTGTGTTAGGGGTGGCCGCATGCCAATGCGCTACTCCAGCTGCGCAGTGCACTACATCTCCTTTTTTTACAGTTTGCACTTGCTTTCCTCTTTCCTGATAAAAACCGATGCCTTCAGTGATAATTAATTGCTGTCCGGCAGGATGCTTGTGCCAATCGAGTTTTGCTCCTTTAGCAAATACAGCTTGTACGATACTATAATCAAAGGTTTTATCAGCATCACTTACATGATAGAGCCAAACATCCCCAGTGTGGTGTACATTAGGTGCTTTTTCTCCTTTGGGAAATGTTGAATCATCTTGCGCATTCAATTGCCTGCAAAGCAATAAACTGAATAGAATAGCGGAATAACTTATATACTTTTTCATCATAACAATATTTATATTTCAATTCGTAATGTATTAATACTTAATCAAGTCCTTTTTCTTGTAGCCAATTGAACATAAGTTCGGCAATCTTTTCATTGTTTAAATCTGACATAGGGAAGTGGCTATTCCCTTTAATTCCAATATCTGGCAAATATATCAGGGTCACATCACCGCCATGTTTATTGACTGCATTGCTCCATGTCTTAGCCATAGCCAATGCTGCCCTCCATTGCTCTTGTCCTGGATATTTCACAGGCTCAGTTGGAATATAATCACCGTAATAAATAATAATCGGGATTTGTGTTAATTTCTTGAAATCCGACATGGGAACCCCTCTGGCACTTAACTTTCCACCAACATATGAAATGGGGTCTGGTATTTCATTTTCAGGAAAAACAAAATTACTGCCCGGCTCATAGGAGACAATGCCTTTTATATTATCATTTTGAAGTGCGGTTAACCATCCCTGACCTCCACTATGCGAATGAGTTACCAATATGCCAGCACCAATTTTATCAAATAATGCGGTTACTGCATTGATGTTAACTTCTATGTCGAGCGGGCCAGTATCTGGTGTAATCTGTCTGTAAAAATGGTTTAAAGCCAGTGAATCTTGAGGAAACTGGCTTCCTTTGAAAAACTCATTATCAATTCCCAACCGGAAAATCCCAAACCAGAGCTGATCATCAGGTTTGGCTGTAATAGTAGTGGGTTCTGTACTTCTCCCTGCTTTTCCTCTCCTCGGTTGATCAATTAAATAAACAGGAAACTGCTTTCTTAGAAAAATATTCTGAAAACCTTCTCTGCCATCTGGGGTAGTCTCCCAGGTTTTAGCTGATTGCCCGTAACCATGCCAAAATATCAGTGGCAGCTTACGTTTATCTTGTGGGATTTGATAGAATACATAAGCGTGATCACCATGCAAAGTCTGTCCTTCTGAAGCTTGATTGGAAGGATTAAAATAACCATGATTTATTGGGTCAAAGGTGCCTGAAGCTTTTACAATTTCACCACCGACCATAAAACTACCTTGTTCCTCAATAATTAAGGGTTGCTTTTGTGCATGACTTGGAAAAACGATCATCATCAGAACCACAGCAAGAAAAGCAAAGAATGAAATGTTATTTTGATAGTGCATAGTATCCTTTTTGGTTAACAAGCATAATTTACATAATTAATTAAGAAAATTTTGTTCGTCAATCATTAGCCAAGTCCTTAACTTCAATTATCAATGACAGCTACTACAAATTTGAACCTCTTCTTAATGAGATTACTTATACAATCTACTGCTATTCTTACCAATTTTACGGATTCAGCAATTGAGGCGCAGGAATTAAAAAAGTATTGTATTAGTTTTGATAAAAAGTAGTTGTTATGGACGAGATACAAAAATTTGAAACTGTTAGCCAATACAATGCATACAACAATCATGAAACACTACACCCTCTGGTTACAGTAGTGGATTTTTCAAAGGCTGATCCAAGGTATCTTAAAAAAACATATTTCGGCCTGTATCTTGTACTCTTGAAAGAGGTAAATTGTGGAGATCTAAGATATGGAAAACAAACTTACGATTATCAGGAAGGCACTTTGATATTCGTTGCACCGGGGCAGGTCATTTCAATTGATAATAACAACCAACTCTATCATCCCAAAGGACATGGAATTGCCTTCCATCCAGATCTTATCAAGGGCACTTCACTGGGCAAACACATTGATCTCTATTCATTTTTTAGCTATAATGTAAATGAAGCCCTGCATGTTTCTGAACGCGAGCGAAAAATGGTCATGGATTGTTTTTCCAAAATCAGCTATGAACTAGAGATGAATGTTGACAATCACAGCAAGAAATTAATTACCTCTAATATTGAATTGCTCTTAAATTATTGCGATAGGTTTTATGACCGCCAGTTCATTACCCGTGACAATGTGCATAAAGGAATTTTGGAAAGGTTTGAAACTTTACTGAATGCTTACTTTTCTTCTGACAAACCCGAAACTATTGGCTTGCCTTCTGTAGCTTATTGTGCTGATGAACTCAACCTATCATCAAACTATTTTGGTGATTTGATTAAAAGGGAAACTGGTAAATCTGCTCATGAGTTTATTCAACTAAAATTAATTACAGTAGCAAAGGAAAGAATATTTGATCCTAATAAATCCCTTAGCCAAATTGCTTTCGACCTGGGCTTTAAATACCCACAACATTTTACTCGCGTTTTTAAACAGCATGTAGGCGTATCTCCAAAAGAATATCGGAATTTGAATTAACCCTAATTCGATTAAAAACAAAAAACCGTAGCTATGAACTACGGCCTTTCTTCTTGATTTTCTTGACCACCCATTTCATGGCCAAGGACATACAAAAACTAACTAATGCTCCTACAGCTGCCAGAATACAAGTTTTGATGATATCAGCACTTTGCAAATTGACCAGCACCGTAAGGATTGTTCCCCCAGCTGTGCCTGCCTTACCGTGGACTTGCATCTCCCTTGTTTTTGACCTCAGGCAGTGGAGGAATTTTGACCTCATTATCCACTGTCACCTGACTTACTGCAGTCAGGACACTGGCACCAACGGTCAAATATCCTGCAACGGTGATCAAGCCAGCTGGCAATGTGATGGGCGCTCCTAAAAGAGCGCCTCCAGCAGCAGCCAATATCAGACCGACTGTCCGCAATTTTCTAAACAACTTTGGAGTGGGCTTTTTAACTCGTTCTAAAATATTCATAGCTGATTTCTCTTTAATAGTGATGTAAATATGATTTTGCTTCTCTTGAGCCTCTTCAAAGACTTCCAAAAGCCTGTCCATGGCTTCACTCGATCGGATTCCTTTTCCTATTCCTGTTAGCTCCGAGACTGGTGCAATACAGCCTTCCAATTCTGTCCTAGCATCATTCGCAGGATGGATTAAAATCCAACTTCTTCCAGGAACACTTTTCAATATCAGATGAAATCCCCTCTCATGGGTAATCCTTTTTTCAAGTAGGTATTTACCTTCTGGGATACAACTAATAAAAGGCTGATTCTCCTTCCACGGAAGTTCAATAGTATGGCAGATTTTTTCACTGCCATACCTCAAGCTCCCATTGGTTCCGCTGGACCTATAATTTCGAATAAGTTCAAAACTCATTTCCAAATTCTATAAAGGTCCGGGAATAGTATTGTCAATCTCTACCAAGGCAAGAGCATTGTACGCACCGTTTTTAAGCGGGTACATTGTCCCGTTTACTTCCTGCAGGAATTCCACCCCAAAAAGTAAAAAGATTGGAAAATCTCCTGTTGTAGGAACCGTAGCGGTCAAGTTGATAGCTGATTCCGATTGAGGACCAATAGCAATATCACTGCTTTCATCAGTGTCCAAGTCGAACGATTCACCTTCAAAGTCCACTTTACTTGCAGCTACAATCAAGCGCATATGGGTAGCCCCTCCAGGAGCAGCAAAAGTATTCTGAGGAATAAACCCCGGAATGTTTACCGTTGCCTCACCACTTGCACGATCAATGGCAGCCGAAAAAGGCGCATACATGGTTGCATTAAGCTTTCCGTTTTGATTAAACTCAAAACCCTTCAGCAGCTCAACATCACCTTCACTAGCCGTTCTTTGTCCTCTATCGTTGGATGTATCGCTTTTCACGACCTTGACCATTTCTCTGGTCATTCGGCTGGCCACTCTACCATCAGCCGCCTTCAAGAGTAGAGGTCGAACAGAAGTTCTCAAAAGCCTTCCAGCTTTTCCAGCCCTCCCGAATTCAGCGCCATTTTCCCGAGTCCTCTGGAAAGCAGGGTCATTCTTCATACGCTCTTTGTCAATTCCGCCTTTTTCCCTGGCCAAGTAGCCATCTTTCGTTTTGTAGAAAGACAGATCCCCGATCTTGCCTTTCAGTTTGATTATACCTTTTTGTCTTGCCATAATTGATAAATATATTTGATGAGTCACCAAAGTATTTCTCAAATGAGCGTTTGTCAAAAACTGACTTCCGATAAAGGTTGTGTTGTCTTAATTGGCAATTATTGTCGCTAAAGCTTTCAAGAAATTGGCTATATTAGTGTATAGCATCCTTATGGATAAAGTATAGATAAAGTATGAAGTCATGATATTGAAAAGAACCGTCATATATCCAAAGGACATACAGCGCATCACGGGTAAGAGCGAACGCACTGGAAGACGAATATTAGAACGTATAAGAGAACAAAAAGGAAAAGAGAAGCATCAGCTGATCACCGTTTCCGAGTTCGCAGATTACACCGGAATAGATGCTGAAACAGTCCAAGAATACCTCACCGATTAAGCCAAATTTTTAGGTTCTAATCCAGAAATTTTCCCGCCTTTTATTCATAAAATTTGCCCTTTTTTGCGTATATTTAGTATAACAAAGAAACGTTCTTTGGCAGTTTTAGCTTCAAAAAGAGCCGATATTTGGTGACAAAAACGATTAAATTTTTAGTGCCCTATTCGTGCCCTTTTAAACCATACAAATCATAAGTAACTGAATATCAGTTTTAAATAAGGTTTTAGTGTGGTCCAGGTGGGCCCACTTTCAGAATTTATCTGAACACAAAAAGCCTTAAATCTTATGATTTAGGGCTTTTTTGTGTCATTAGCCGAAATCCTCCTCAACCGCTACAGCCATTTCACAACCAGTGGAATGATTACCCCTGCCGCCACAAACCTTAATCCTGATGAACTTGAAAACCTTTACTGAAACAGAGTGAGGTCTCGGATGATAGAAATGTTTAATCTGATACCATTTAATTCAAAAGACAAAATGTTCTGATGAGATTAAACATTCATAAGTGCAATAACAAATAAAAAACACGCATAAATGTTTAATTTGATTGCATTTTATTTTACAGATAAAAGAATTTAATGCAATAATTAACACTTTGCTTTCATCTTGTATTGCCAATAAAGTAAAGAAATGTACTTTTATTGCTAACTAAAGTAATAATGTTTACTATTTAAGATAACCATATGCAGAATTATGTACGAAAAGAAATATTTAAACTAGCAACTCTTCCATTATTACTGCTCTTTGCATGTAAATCAAATTTGAATAATGATATCATTAATGTAGGATGGGTCAATGAAAACGGTAGAACAGCCTGTTATTGGATCGGAAACGAAAGGGTAGATTTGGTTAATAGTTCAGAAGGAGCAGCTTACTTAACTGATTTACAATTTAAAGATTCCGTTTTTTATTCATGTGGCACTTATTCTAATGGCGAGCGATTAAATGGTTTTTTTGCTATTAACGATAGTATAATTTATCTGGATGGAAAGGTTAAAAGCGAAATTCATTCTATAAAGGTTGTTGATGATACAGTTCTTTTAGTTGGTTTTTTTAACAGTAAACCTGCTTTTTGGAAAAATGGAAATAGGATCCTCCTTGAGAATTCTGACGATTACTCAGTTGAATCAATGTACACTTTCAACAAAAACGTCTTTATTTCTGGATATAACCGTATAGAAAAATCTGTATGTTTTTGGGTAAATGGTGTTAGAGTCGACCTTAATGACGGTAGAAAGACATATGAAACAGCAAATAATATTTTTGTAGACGAGTATGATACTTTGATAGCAGGTAGTTTTATTAAAGGAGAATTACTTGACAAAGCTTGCTTTTGGAAAAACGGTAAAAGAATCGATTTAGCAAAAAACTTAAACCTTTATTCATACGCAAATTCAATTTATAAAGATAATAATGATATATATGTTGCAGGGTATTTTGGCAAAATAGACCCTAATTCTTCAACTTATAAAAAAGTAAGACAGGCATGTTACTGGAAAAATGGTGAACTTCACACCTTAGAGTCAGAAAATTCAATTGCAAAATCAATAATGGTAAAAAATGGGAGAGTTGTAATTGGAGGATTTACGAGAACCAAAAATAAGACTACTCCTTGTTATTGGATAAATGGGAAGAAATATGACTTAGAACCTTGGCTTATAGGCTATGAAGGCTTATCAAACTCGTTATCTATAATTTCTAAGAAGTATAATGAGTAATAAAGCCAATAAGGATCCTAAACTATAGGTAAAACTCCAAGAATTAATGTAATTTAAATAGCAAACAAAATTATCATTAAGTAAAATTGGTAGATGACTGGCAGGATTACCAGTTAATTTAAATGAAACTTCAAACACAATACATCTTTATAATACTTTCTTTTCTTGCTGCATGCACCACTTCAGCCGAAAAAACAACTGAGCTTAACGATCCAATCTTTCGAGAATGTGATTCCTTAATTGAAAAGGCAAGCTTGGATTTTGAAAACGGGATAAGGGATTATACAATAATGGGAACAGTCTACGCCACCGAATTTGAGATGTTCTATTTTGAATACATGAAAGAGCATCATGACGTAACCATAAAAGCAAGTTGTGTAATTGACTTCCCTAGAGAATGTTACCAGTCAGCAATGAACTCACTAATCGAAAAAGAATTAGGCGAGGATATAATAGAAAAAACTAGAAAGGCAGCGAAGGAAGAATTTTAAATTGAAGAAGCTCCTACAACCTCGACCAGAAGCTAGCAGATTCAAGCCTAACTAAAGCCACTAACTTAACCAATCATAAACGCCTAACCCTTCCTTCAGCTACACCTGGATAAAATGCGTTTGACGATTTTCATCCGTGCAATTTGGTGCAAATTCAAATCCTACCTCCTCAGCATCTCAATCTCCTTCTCCTTGGGAGAGGGACTAAGGATAAGGCCTAATTTCCTTCCCTTTCGGGGTAGGACTAAGGATAG
Protein-coding sequences here:
- a CDS encoding DUF4440 domain-containing protein; amino-acid sequence: MMKKYISYSAILFSLLLCRQLNAQDDSTFPKGEKAPNVHHTGDVWLYHVSDADKTFDYSIVQAVFAKGAKLDWHKHPAGQQLIITEGIGFYQERGKQVQTVKKGDVVHCAAGVAHWHAATPNTGVTYLAITGNEPTEWLEPVKEEEFNSIELTISNTKNVEKEIMDLSKKKWDWMADKNVGQLDDLFHEQSVFVHMGGSWGKEKELSVIESGGIWYKKADVKEVSVNVMGNTAILLNNITLLAVVGGNEVTNPFEVTEVYVKEDGNWKLSALSFTKLLGGDSGK
- a CDS encoding DUF418 domain-containing protein, with protein sequence MKNVSQPTTLTQPLKRITVLDALRGFALLGVILMHMLQNFGIFEVSVDQAQSRFPEMDKVIQWIGSNLIMGRFINIFAFLFGLSFFIQMDRAAKKGVDFRKRFIWRMFILLLIGVVGHSFYSIEIISIYAVFGLLLIPLYSLRNWSLLLVAALLLIGTPRAIQSSIHNSNLKEQTAENPTESGSPEAREIPPHIQNPSFINSVKHNYAERFEGKLNYQFGMYGRGYVTFALFILGLVVGRIRFFETVGERKRRNLFMFVSFAVASFFVNWIESLLPAVEVRSLMRPGDEYIPAMMLVVKTLGDLNLVFFSAALGMGFIILYNTSSFSKYLDVLSPYGRMALTNYEMQGVIGAILFSAWAFGCVFSSWGATELFVLGIIIFVLQILLSRIWLKYFLYGPLEWLWRSGTYLKWQPLKRKA
- a CDS encoding alpha/beta hydrolase codes for the protein MHYQNNISFFAFLAVVLMMIVFPSHAQKQPLIIEEQGSFMVGGEIVKASGTFDPINHGYFNPSNQASEGQTLHGDHAYVFYQIPQDKRKLPLIFWHGYGQSAKTWETTPDGREGFQNIFLRKQFPVYLIDQPRRGKAGRSTEPTTITAKPDDQLWFGIFRLGIDNEFFKGSQFPQDSLALNHFYRQITPDTGPLDIEVNINAVTALFDKIGAGILVTHSHSGGQGWLTALQNDNIKGIVSYEPGSNFVFPENEIPDPISYVGGKLSARGVPMSDFKKLTQIPIIIYYGDYIPTEPVKYPGQEQWRAALAMAKTWSNAVNKHGGDVTLIYLPDIGIKGNSHFPMSDLNNEKIAELMFNWLQEKGLD
- a CDS encoding flavodoxin family protein → MQFLNYFLVGILFIIPISACSQAKDNKSVNEANKSDDVLIVYLSRTNNTQAVAKMIYEEVGGEIVELELKTPYPEDYDEIVAQVDQENETGYLPPLKTEIENIQRYDIIFIGFPTWDMQLPPPMKSFLTKYDLSGKTVIPFNTNAGYGVGSSFNTVKELCPESTILEGYSTKGGVERDGIYFVMEGEKRKEVKGEVKDWLESLQIMK
- a CDS encoding aldo/keto reductase, with the protein product MENNKNRENDSEVKNKDFNRRNFLTTSILAGAGLALSPFSGETANKPRILNEKKHHPLKKGKRKLGSLEVSAQGLGGLSVVGFYTGGPREQANVNRIYREAYEMGITLFDTAEVYGPFINEKQVGEAVAPFRKDVVLATKFGFDVDPDTGQRRGIDSRPKTIRKSVEGSLKRLRTDYIDLSYQHRVDPNVPIEDVAGTIQDLMREGKIRHWGLSEPGLKTVRRAHAVQPLTAIQNEYSPWTRNPEAEVLPLCEELGIGFVPWCPLGYGFFADAINENSRFSEGDFRAILPRITPENIPQNLEMLYYIQEWGLKKDATASQITLAWLQAQKPWVVPIPGTSNIIHLKENIGANDISFTSDELQEFNAGLAKIEILGAQNAEGVMTAMGVEAPKK
- a CDS encoding DUF5675 family protein, translating into MSFELIRNYRSSGTNGSLRYGSEKICHTIELPWKENQPFISCIPEGKYLLEKRITHERGFHLILKSVPGRSWILIHPANDARTELEGCIAPVSELTGIGKGIRSSEAMDRLLEVFEEAQEKQNHIYITIKEKSAMNILERVKKPTPKLFRKLRTVGLILAAAGGALLGAPITLPAGLITVAGYLTVGASVLTAVSQVTVDNEVKIPPLPEVKNKGDASPR
- a CDS encoding helix-turn-helix domain-containing protein → MDEIQKFETVSQYNAYNNHETLHPLVTVVDFSKADPRYLKKTYFGLYLVLLKEVNCGDLRYGKQTYDYQEGTLIFVAPGQVISIDNNNQLYHPKGHGIAFHPDLIKGTSLGKHIDLYSFFSYNVNEALHVSERERKMVMDCFSKISYELEMNVDNHSKKLITSNIELLLNYCDRFYDRQFITRDNVHKGILERFETLLNAYFSSDKPETIGLPSVAYCADELNLSSNYFGDLIKRETGKSAHEFIQLKLITVAKERIFDPNKSLSQIAFDLGFKYPQHFTRVFKQHVGVSPKEYRNLN